A stretch of the Buchananella sp. 14KM1171 genome encodes the following:
- a CDS encoding Fur family transcriptional regulator, whose amino-acid sequence MTRITRQRTEIMELLSASDEFRSVQQLHEALRAAGSTTGLATVYRTVNKLAAKGAVDVLRLEDGEARYRRCSTDEHHHHLVCRVCGRTVELDGPPIEEWIERIGAANGFVNIGHTLELAGTCAACASELSED is encoded by the coding sequence ATGACCCGCATCACGCGACAGCGCACGGAAATCATGGAGTTGTTGTCTGCGAGCGACGAGTTCCGCTCCGTTCAGCAGCTCCACGAGGCCCTGCGCGCCGCTGGCTCTACCACCGGCCTGGCCACGGTCTACCGCACCGTGAACAAGCTGGCTGCGAAGGGCGCGGTGGACGTGCTGCGGCTGGAAGACGGGGAAGCCCGTTACCGCCGCTGCTCCACCGACGAACACCACCACCACCTGGTGTGCCGAGTTTGCGGGCGCACCGTGGAGTTGGACGGCCCGCCGATCGAGGAATGGATCGAGCGCATTGGCGCCGCCAACGGTTTTGTGAACATTGGCCACACCCTGGAGCTGGCCGGCACCTGCGCCGCCTGCGCCAGCGAGCTTTCCGAGGACTAA
- the leuA gene encoding 2-isopropylmalate synthase, whose translation MKTSARPAPQQPSAMPYVKYRPFLDVNPVELPDRQWPQRRITAAPRWLSTDLRDGNQSLMEPMDPKRKRELFELLVKLGFKEIEIGFPAASQTDFDFVRSLVMDDAVPQDVTVSVLTQSRTDLIHRTIDALEGLPRATVHLYNATAPLFRDVVFRMSKPQIVDLAMAGTREIMAQAEKVLGDETVFGLEYSPEIFVDTEREFALEVCENVISVWEPGPEREIILNLPSTVERATPNVYADQIEWFSRNVSHRENVCISVHPHNDRGTAVASAELAMLAGADRVEGCLFGQGERTGNVDLVTLALNLFSQGIDPQLDLRDIDTVRRTAAHCTRMDVSERHPYVGDLVYTSFSGSHQDAIKKGFFARQEKVKAAGGDENAVPWELPYLPIDPHDVGRSYAAVVRVNSQSGKGGIAYLMSTEHHMELPRRLQIEFSRLVQRHTDSTGGEIDAATLWRLFVDEYLPYDYASDLTPWGRFRLGAINSSSLDHDHTKVSTEITFDGEAKVLEGEGNGPLGAFVTSLESLGLEIKVRDFAQHALGSGREAQAAAYIEAEVNGQVLWGVGIDTSIVAASFQAMISAANRALR comes from the coding sequence TCCGCGATGCCGTACGTGAAGTACCGGCCCTTCCTGGACGTCAACCCGGTGGAGCTGCCGGATCGTCAGTGGCCGCAGCGTCGCATCACGGCGGCGCCGCGCTGGCTGTCCACCGACCTGCGCGACGGCAACCAGTCGCTGATGGAGCCGATGGATCCCAAGCGCAAGCGCGAGCTGTTCGAGCTGCTGGTCAAGCTGGGCTTTAAGGAGATCGAGATCGGTTTCCCCGCCGCCTCGCAGACCGACTTCGACTTTGTGCGCTCGCTGGTGATGGACGACGCGGTGCCGCAGGACGTCACCGTCTCCGTCCTCACCCAGTCCCGCACCGACCTGATCCACCGCACGATCGACGCACTGGAGGGCCTGCCGCGCGCCACCGTGCATCTCTACAACGCCACCGCCCCGCTGTTCCGCGACGTGGTTTTCCGCATGAGCAAGCCGCAGATCGTGGACCTGGCCATGGCCGGCACCCGCGAGATCATGGCGCAGGCGGAGAAGGTGCTGGGTGACGAGACCGTGTTCGGGCTGGAGTACTCCCCGGAAATCTTCGTGGACACCGAGCGCGAGTTCGCCCTGGAGGTGTGCGAGAACGTCATCAGCGTGTGGGAGCCCGGGCCGGAGCGGGAAATCATCCTGAACCTGCCCTCCACCGTGGAGCGCGCCACTCCCAACGTGTACGCCGACCAGATCGAGTGGTTCTCCCGCAACGTCTCCCACCGCGAGAACGTGTGCATCTCCGTCCACCCGCACAACGACCGTGGCACCGCCGTGGCCTCCGCAGAGCTGGCCATGCTGGCGGGCGCCGACCGCGTGGAGGGCTGCCTGTTTGGGCAGGGCGAGCGCACCGGCAACGTGGACCTGGTGACGCTGGCGCTCAACCTGTTCTCCCAGGGCATCGACCCACAGCTGGACCTGCGGGACATCGACACGGTGCGCCGCACGGCCGCGCACTGCACCCGCATGGACGTCTCCGAGCGTCACCCCTACGTGGGAGACCTGGTCTACACCTCCTTCTCCGGCTCCCACCAGGACGCCATCAAGAAGGGCTTCTTTGCCCGCCAGGAGAAGGTCAAGGCCGCCGGCGGTGACGAGAACGCGGTGCCGTGGGAGCTGCCCTACCTGCCGATCGACCCGCACGACGTGGGCCGCTCCTACGCTGCGGTGGTGCGCGTCAACTCCCAGTCCGGCAAGGGCGGCATCGCCTACCTGATGTCCACCGAGCACCACATGGAGCTGCCGCGCCGCCTGCAGATCGAGTTCTCCCGCCTGGTGCAGCGCCACACCGACTCCACCGGTGGGGAGATCGACGCCGCCACCCTGTGGCGCCTGTTTGTGGACGAGTACCTGCCCTACGACTACGCCAGCGACCTCACCCCGTGGGGCCGCTTCCGCCTGGGCGCCATCAACTCCTCCTCGCTGGACCACGACCACACCAAGGTGTCCACCGAGATCACCTTCGACGGAGAGGCAAAGGTGCTGGAGGGAGAGGGCAACGGCCCGCTGGGCGCGTTCGTCACCTCGCTGGAGTCCCTGGGGCTGGAAATCAAGGTGCGCGACTTCGCCCAGCACGCCCTCGGCTCCGGCCGCGAGGCCCAGGCAGCGGCCTACATCGAGGCGGAGGTCAACGGCCAAGTCCTGTGGGGGGTGGGGATCGACACCTCCATCGTCGCCGCCTCCTTCCAGGCGATGATCTCTGCCGCCAACCGCGCCCTGCGCTAG
- the dusB gene encoding tRNA dihydrouridine synthase DusB: MTLRIGPLELGVPLVLAPMAGVTNLSFRRLCREQAVAAVREARPQEELPEPLNGTKAPAGLYVTEMVTSRALVERHPGSLRMVASDPTEYVRSVQLYGVDPETIARAVYMLAVEDRADHVDLNFGCPVPKVTRKGGGSALPWKKDLFRDIVTQAVDAARRGSKDGGRAHEVPVTVKMRMGIDDDHLTYRDAALSAREAGIAAVALHARTTEQYYSGNARWEYIARLKETVDIPVLGNGDIFAGDDAVRMMEQSGCDGVVVGRGCQGRPWLFADLAYALLGSDKRVRPHLREVSEMIVRHAELSVGEFADEYKALREMRKHVGWYLKGFAVGGPQRRDLQLVSTVAELRERLAQLEQDQEFPPGAEGPRGRAGTAKVPHLPHRWLESRELATGDADMLADAECDTSGG, translated from the coding sequence GTGACTTTGCGCATTGGCCCCCTGGAGTTGGGCGTTCCCCTGGTGCTGGCCCCGATGGCCGGCGTCACCAACCTTTCCTTTAGGCGGCTGTGCCGCGAGCAGGCCGTCGCGGCCGTGCGCGAGGCCCGGCCGCAGGAGGAGCTGCCGGAGCCGCTGAACGGCACCAAGGCTCCGGCCGGCCTGTACGTCACCGAGATGGTGACCTCCCGTGCCCTGGTGGAGCGCCACCCCGGTTCCCTGCGCATGGTGGCCAGCGACCCCACCGAGTACGTGCGTTCCGTGCAGCTCTACGGCGTGGACCCGGAAACTATTGCGCGTGCCGTTTACATGCTGGCCGTGGAGGACCGCGCCGACCACGTGGACCTGAACTTTGGTTGCCCGGTGCCCAAGGTCACCCGTAAGGGAGGTGGCAGCGCCCTGCCGTGGAAGAAGGACCTTTTTCGGGACATCGTGACGCAGGCCGTGGACGCCGCCCGGCGCGGCTCCAAGGACGGCGGGCGTGCCCACGAGGTGCCCGTGACCGTCAAGATGCGCATGGGTATCGACGACGACCACCTCACCTACCGAGACGCCGCCCTCTCCGCCCGCGAGGCCGGCATCGCCGCCGTTGCCCTGCACGCCCGCACCACCGAGCAGTACTACTCCGGTAACGCCCGCTGGGAGTACATTGCCCGCCTGAAGGAGACCGTGGACATTCCGGTGCTGGGCAACGGGGACATCTTTGCCGGTGACGACGCCGTGCGCATGATGGAGCAGTCCGGTTGTGACGGCGTGGTGGTGGGGCGTGGCTGCCAGGGCCGCCCCTGGCTGTTTGCTGACCTGGCCTACGCGTTGCTGGGCAGCGACAAGCGCGTGCGTCCGCACCTGCGGGAGGTCAGCGAGATGATCGTGCGCCACGCGGAGTTGAGCGTGGGCGAGTTCGCGGACGAGTACAAGGCGCTGCGCGAGATGCGCAAGCATGTGGGCTGGTACCTGAAGGGATTCGCCGTGGGCGGGCCGCAGCGCCGCGACCTGCAGCTGGTCTCCACCGTGGCCGAGCTGCGCGAGCGCCTGGCCCAGTTGGAGCAGGACCAGGAGTTCCCGCCCGGGGCGGAGGGGCCGCGAGGCCGCGCCGGCACCGCCAAGGTGCCCCACCTGCCCCACCGTTGGCTGGAATCCCGCGAGCTGGCGACCGGGGACGCCGACATGCTGGCCGACGCGGAGTGCGACACCTCCGGCGGCTGA
- a CDS encoding MFS transporter produces the protein MFKSRFPLSANAVNYYRWLVADTSLSLGAAFRAFALPVLVFLATGSESQAGIIQATATAVSGASLLAGGVIVDHFDRRKLVMVEAVTGIVVTGAAIAWALAFGLSFWLLLVVGVLMALRSGLLSTSTDALLRDVVPPKELPSRMAMNEGRDAAIQLGGGPLAGALVTWHWLSNFAAELVLNALAMVTAARIRLLPEGARAEEDAAAEDGVTEEDASPAAGAAPAPEADTPKETGGMVSHALAGFKLLAANQLMRRFAVLLVLFNPFLNGFFLYLLLSTLKTSSAPISAAFFNSVSAVGMLLGAAAATRLVKRFPTGKLIGFTFTVPVVCAVSITLAPSIWVKLALIAPMLFLVPAANSAFGGFYMLMIPKRMLGRVWAAAGVGNALIAPLVSLGLGYSLEHLGPTPTGLLLAAGMAPVALFTITSRDTMAIPLPDQWEDYLKTHGLTLTETP, from the coding sequence ATGTTTAAGTCCAGGTTCCCGCTCAGCGCCAACGCGGTCAACTACTACCGCTGGCTGGTGGCGGACACCTCCCTGTCCCTGGGGGCGGCCTTCCGGGCCTTCGCGCTGCCAGTGCTGGTATTCCTCGCCACGGGTTCTGAGAGCCAGGCCGGAATCATTCAGGCCACCGCCACCGCCGTCAGCGGCGCGAGCCTCCTGGCTGGCGGCGTGATCGTGGACCACTTCGACCGGCGCAAGCTGGTGATGGTGGAGGCAGTCACCGGCATAGTGGTCACCGGTGCGGCCATCGCGTGGGCGCTCGCGTTCGGGCTGTCCTTCTGGCTGCTGCTGGTGGTGGGCGTCCTGATGGCACTGCGCTCCGGCCTGCTCTCCACGTCCACCGACGCTCTGCTGCGGGACGTGGTGCCACCCAAGGAACTGCCCAGCCGCATGGCCATGAACGAGGGCCGCGACGCCGCCATACAGCTGGGCGGCGGCCCGCTCGCCGGCGCGCTGGTGACCTGGCACTGGCTCTCCAATTTCGCGGCCGAGCTGGTCCTCAACGCCCTGGCCATGGTGACCGCTGCCCGGATCCGGCTGCTGCCGGAAGGTGCCCGCGCTGAAGAGGACGCCGCCGCCGAGGACGGCGTGACGGAAGAAGACGCCTCCCCCGCAGCCGGCGCCGCGCCCGCCCCTGAAGCCGACACCCCTAAGGAAACCGGCGGCATGGTCTCGCACGCGCTGGCGGGCTTCAAACTGCTGGCGGCCAACCAGCTCATGCGCCGCTTTGCCGTCCTGTTGGTCCTGTTCAACCCATTCCTGAACGGCTTCTTCCTCTACCTGCTGCTCTCCACGCTCAAGACCAGCAGCGCCCCGATCTCTGCGGCCTTTTTTAACTCCGTCTCCGCCGTCGGTATGCTGCTGGGCGCCGCCGCAGCCACCAGACTGGTCAAGCGCTTCCCCACCGGAAAACTGATCGGCTTCACCTTCACGGTGCCCGTGGTGTGCGCGGTATCGATCACCCTGGCCCCCTCCATCTGGGTAAAACTGGCCCTGATCGCCCCCATGCTCTTCCTGGTGCCGGCGGCCAACTCCGCCTTCGGCGGCTTCTACATGTTGATGATCCCCAAGCGGATGCTGGGCCGCGTCTGGGCCGCCGCCGGCGTGGGCAACGCCCTCATCGCTCCCCTGGTATCGCTGGGCCTGGGCTACAGCCTGGAACACCTGGGCCCCACCCCCACCGGCCTGCTCCTGGCAGCCGGCATGGCCCCGGTGGCGCTCTTCACCATCACCTCCCGGGACACCATGGCCATCCCCCTGCCAGACCAGTGGGAGGACTACCTAAAGACCCACGGCCTGACGCTGACCGAAACCCCCTAA
- the recO gene encoding DNA repair protein RecO has translation MTAKLYRDECVVLRTHPLGEADRIVTLLSRHHGQIRAVAKGVRRTSSRFGARLEPFGVVDAQLHRGRSLDTLTQVETIAPYGRSIMADYSLYTCASVVVETAAQLTEDLEQAPTEYALVVGALASLATNRHPSGLVVDSFLLRALAVAGWAPSLFECATCGAPGPHAAFDAPAGGVLCEACAPVTAQCPSGAALHLLGALLSGDWPRAHAAPTWARVEASELVSGYSQWHLERRLKSLPLLERA, from the coding sequence GTGACTGCCAAGCTCTACCGGGACGAGTGCGTGGTTTTGCGCACCCACCCGCTGGGGGAGGCCGACCGGATCGTCACCCTGCTCTCGCGCCACCACGGGCAGATCAGGGCCGTGGCGAAGGGGGTGCGGCGCACCTCGTCGCGCTTCGGGGCGCGACTGGAGCCGTTCGGGGTGGTGGACGCCCAACTGCACCGAGGGCGCAGCCTGGACACGCTGACGCAGGTGGAGACGATCGCGCCCTACGGCCGCTCGATCATGGCGGACTACTCGCTCTACACGTGCGCGTCCGTGGTGGTGGAGACCGCCGCGCAGCTGACCGAGGACCTGGAACAGGCACCCACGGAGTACGCCCTGGTGGTGGGGGCGCTGGCCTCCCTGGCCACCAACCGGCACCCGAGCGGGCTGGTGGTGGACTCCTTCCTGCTGCGCGCTCTGGCGGTGGCCGGCTGGGCCCCTTCCTTGTTCGAGTGCGCCACGTGCGGTGCGCCCGGCCCGCACGCCGCCTTCGACGCCCCCGCCGGTGGGGTGCTGTGCGAGGCGTGCGCGCCGGTGACCGCCCAGTGCCCGTCCGGCGCGGCGCTGCACCTGTTGGGGGCCCTGCTCAGCGGCGACTGGCCCCGCGCCCACGCCGCGCCGACGTGGGCGCGGGTAGAGGCCTCCGAGCTGGTGAGCGGGTATTCGCAGTGGCACCTGGAGCGGCGCCTGAAGTCCCTGCCGCTGCTGGAGCGGGCCTGA
- a CDS encoding MFS transporter, whose product MTAKPKTRFNYLRWFVADTSLTLGGALRVFAIPALVVIATGSEAKAGVIQSVAMLISGALMLFGGVLVDHVERRKLVLIQALSGVAIVGGATAWAWFYGLSFWLLLTLGVLMAIRGGLLSTASDALLRDVVPAKELPRRMAINEGRDATVELSGGPIAGALVTWNWIATFAAEIALNALALLAALGIRPLPEADDAAADASETDAAPTNAGTDDAAADASETEAAPSASADAEGDAPKGDAAEDEAAAEQAAREKRRPLATALAGFKVMFGDALLRRVYVLSVLFFPLINGFLLYLLLNTLKSGKLPISASLFNSATAVGVLAGSVLATKLVDRVPTGKLVAATFLVPVPLALAVTLVPWYWAKLALLVPLLFLLPSGNAAFGGFVMTIIPKNLLGRTFAATGLGGAAFAPLVFLGLGLSLEHLGATATGLILTAALALVSSASLTSRDLLSLPVPEKWGDYIKERSLTPVVSK is encoded by the coding sequence GTGACCGCAAAACCGAAGACCCGTTTTAACTACCTGCGCTGGTTCGTGGCGGACACTTCCCTCACCCTGGGCGGTGCCCTGCGGGTCTTTGCGATTCCGGCCCTGGTTGTGATCGCCACCGGTTCCGAGGCCAAGGCGGGCGTAATCCAGTCCGTGGCGATGCTGATTAGCGGCGCGCTCATGCTGTTTGGTGGCGTGCTGGTGGATCACGTGGAGCGCCGCAAGCTGGTGTTGATCCAGGCGCTCAGCGGCGTGGCGATCGTGGGTGGGGCCACGGCGTGGGCGTGGTTCTACGGCCTTTCCTTCTGGCTCCTGTTGACGTTGGGCGTGTTGATGGCTATTCGCGGCGGCCTGCTTTCCACGGCCTCCGACGCCCTCCTGCGAGACGTGGTTCCCGCCAAGGAGCTGCCCCGCCGCATGGCGATCAACGAGGGGCGCGACGCCACAGTGGAGCTGAGCGGCGGCCCCATCGCCGGCGCTTTGGTGACCTGGAACTGGATCGCCACCTTCGCTGCCGAGATCGCCCTGAACGCCCTGGCCCTGCTTGCCGCGCTTGGCATTCGCCCGCTGCCTGAGGCGGACGACGCTGCCGCCGACGCCAGTGAAACCGATGCCGCCCCCACCAATGCCGGGACGGACGACGCTGCCGCCGACGCCTCCGAGACCGAGGCCGCCCCCTCCGCCTCCGCCGACGCGGAGGGCGATGCACCGAAGGGCGACGCGGCCGAGGACGAGGCGGCCGCTGAGCAGGCGGCGCGGGAGAAGCGTCGTCCCCTTGCCACCGCGCTGGCCGGCTTCAAGGTCATGTTCGGCGACGCCCTGCTGCGGCGCGTCTACGTCCTGTCCGTCCTCTTCTTCCCCCTCATCAACGGCTTCCTGCTCTACCTGCTGCTCAACACCCTGAAGTCCGGCAAGCTGCCGATCAGCGCCTCCCTGTTCAACTCGGCCACTGCCGTGGGCGTACTGGCCGGCTCGGTGCTGGCCACGAAGCTGGTGGACCGGGTACCCACCGGCAAGCTGGTGGCGGCAACCTTCTTGGTGCCCGTGCCGCTGGCCCTGGCCGTCACCCTGGTGCCGTGGTACTGGGCCAAGCTGGCGCTGCTGGTGCCGCTGCTGTTCCTGCTACCCTCCGGCAACGCCGCCTTCGGCGGCTTCGTCATGACCATCATCCCCAAGAACCTGCTGGGCCGGACCTTCGCCGCCACCGGCCTGGGCGGGGCCGCGTTCGCGCCACTAGTCTTCCTGGGCCTAGGCCTGTCCCTGGAGCACCTGGGGGCCACCGCTACCGGGCTGATCCTCACCGCCGCGCTGGCGCTGGTGTCCTCTGCCTCCCTCACCTCGCGCGACCTGCTCAGCCTGCCCGTGCCGGAAAAGTGGGGCGACTACATCAAGGAGCGCAGCCTGACCCCGGTGGTCAGCAAGTAG
- a CDS encoding glycine--tRNA ligase, which produces MASKLDAVINLAKRRGFVYPCGELYGGTRSAWDYGPLGVELKENIKRQWWQAMVRSREDVVGLDSSVILPRETWVASGHVAAFTDPLVESLHTHKRYRADELIEAYAARKGLDPDTVTLDMVPDPETGQPGSWTEPRAFSGLLKTFLGPVDDEAGLHYLRPETAQGIFVNFANVMTSARKKPPFGIGQIGKSFRNEITPGNFIFRTREFEQMELEFFVEPGTDEEWHQYWIDYRKAWYVGLGIAEENLREYEHPQEKLSHYSKRTVDLEFRFGFQGSEWGELEGIANRTDFDLSTHAKHSGKDLSYFDQEKAERWVPYVIEPSAGLTRSLMAFLIEAYHEDEAPNAKGGVDKRVVLRLDPRLAPVKVAVLPLSRNEKLSPLAREVAAKLRQFWNVEFDDAGAVGRRYRRQDEIGTPFCVTVDFDSLEDGAVTVRDRDTMKQERVNLEELQGYLAARLVGC; this is translated from the coding sequence ATGGCATCCAAGCTCGACGCCGTCATCAACCTGGCCAAGCGCCGCGGGTTCGTCTACCCGTGTGGTGAGCTCTACGGCGGCACCCGCTCCGCATGGGACTACGGCCCGCTGGGCGTGGAGCTGAAGGAGAACATCAAGCGCCAGTGGTGGCAGGCCATGGTGCGTTCGCGCGAGGACGTGGTGGGCCTGGACTCCTCCGTCATCCTGCCGCGCGAGACCTGGGTTGCCTCCGGACACGTGGCCGCCTTCACCGACCCACTGGTGGAGTCCCTGCACACCCACAAGCGCTACCGCGCCGACGAGCTCATCGAGGCCTACGCCGCCCGCAAGGGCCTGGACCCTGACACCGTCACCCTGGACATGGTGCCGGACCCGGAGACCGGCCAGCCCGGCTCCTGGACCGAGCCGCGCGCCTTCTCCGGCCTGCTCAAGACCTTCCTGGGCCCGGTGGACGACGAGGCCGGCCTGCACTACCTGCGCCCCGAAACCGCGCAGGGCATCTTCGTCAACTTCGCCAACGTCATGACCTCAGCGCGCAAGAAGCCGCCGTTTGGCATCGGCCAGATCGGCAAGTCCTTCCGCAACGAGATCACCCCCGGCAACTTCATCTTCCGCACCCGCGAGTTCGAGCAGATGGAGCTGGAGTTCTTCGTGGAGCCCGGCACCGACGAAGAGTGGCACCAGTACTGGATCGACTACCGCAAGGCCTGGTACGTGGGCCTGGGTATCGCGGAGGAGAACCTGCGCGAGTACGAGCACCCGCAGGAGAAGCTCTCCCACTACTCCAAGCGCACCGTGGACCTGGAGTTCCGCTTCGGCTTCCAGGGCAGCGAATGGGGCGAGCTGGAGGGCATCGCCAACCGCACCGACTTTGACCTGTCCACCCACGCCAAGCACTCCGGCAAGGACCTGTCTTACTTTGACCAGGAGAAGGCCGAGCGCTGGGTGCCGTACGTGATCGAGCCGTCCGCCGGCCTGACCCGCTCCCTCATGGCTTTCCTGATCGAGGCCTACCACGAGGACGAGGCCCCCAACGCCAAGGGAGGCGTGGACAAGCGCGTTGTGCTGCGCCTGGACCCGCGCCTGGCCCCGGTGAAGGTTGCCGTGCTGCCGCTGTCCCGCAACGAGAAGCTCTCCCCACTGGCCCGCGAGGTGGCCGCCAAGCTGCGCCAGTTCTGGAACGTGGAGTTCGACGACGCCGGCGCGGTGGGCCGCCGCTACCGCCGCCAGGACGAGATCGGTACCCCGTTCTGCGTCACCGTGGACTTCGACTCGCTGGAGGACGGCGCCGTCACGGTGCGCGACCGCGACACCATGAAGCAGGAGCGCGTGAACCTGGAGGAGCTGCAGGGCTACCTGGCTGCTCGCCTAGTGGGCTGCTGA
- a CDS encoding isoprenyl transferase: protein MSFLTPPPHASGATPPQLPAQLVPGHIAIVMDGNGRWANERGLPRTEGHRKGEEALLDVVAGALDIGVKHLSAYAFSTENWRRSPAEVSFILGFSREVLRKHQDMLHSWGVRIQWAGRRPRLWGSVIRQLEEAAELTKHNDRLTLTMCINYGGRAEIADAAAAIAADVAAGRISGRRVSEEMVARYLYQPQLPDVDMVWRTGGEHRLSNFLLWQAAYAELVFTDEPWPEADRRALWRAIELYARRDRRFGGAVDSVSS, encoded by the coding sequence GTGAGTTTCCTAACGCCCCCACCCCACGCGAGCGGTGCTACCCCGCCGCAGCTGCCCGCCCAGCTGGTGCCCGGGCACATCGCGATCGTCATGGACGGCAACGGCCGTTGGGCCAACGAGCGCGGCCTGCCCCGCACCGAGGGCCACCGCAAGGGGGAGGAGGCCCTGCTGGACGTGGTGGCCGGGGCCCTGGACATCGGGGTGAAGCACCTGAGCGCCTACGCCTTTTCCACGGAGAACTGGCGGCGCTCCCCGGCGGAGGTCAGTTTCATTCTGGGCTTTAGTCGCGAGGTCCTGCGCAAGCACCAGGACATGCTGCACTCCTGGGGGGTGCGCATCCAGTGGGCCGGACGCCGCCCGCGGCTGTGGGGCAGCGTCATCCGGCAGCTGGAGGAGGCCGCCGAGCTGACCAAGCACAACGACCGCCTCACCCTGACCATGTGCATCAACTACGGTGGTCGCGCGGAGATCGCCGATGCGGCTGCCGCGATCGCCGCCGACGTTGCCGCCGGCCGCATTTCTGGGCGCCGCGTGAGCGAGGAGATGGTGGCCCGCTACCTGTACCAGCCGCAGCTGCCCGACGTGGACATGGTGTGGCGCACCGGTGGAGAGCACCGGCTCTCCAACTTCCTGCTATGGCAGGCCGCATACGCGGAACTGGTCTTCACGGACGAGCCCTGGCCGGAGGCCGACCGTCGGGCCCTGTGGCGCGCCATCGAGCTGTACGCGCGGCGCGACCGGCGCTTTGGCGGCGCGGTGGATTCCGTCAGCTCCTGA
- the glnA gene encoding type I glutamate--ammonia ligase: MFTSAEEVIAFVEQEEVALIDVRFCDLPGVQQHFTIPAGEFAAAVTDGLMFDGSSIRGFTAIHESDMKLILDVNTAYLDPFRRVKTLIISASIVDPFTDEPFSRDPRQVAAKAEAYMRSTGIADTCFIGAEAEFYLLDDVRYDVKPHSTFFHVDSASAYWNTGRQEEGGNPGNKTPIKGGYFPVTPLDQYADVRDAMTERLQEVGLVVERAHHEVGSGGQQEINYRFAHLLAAADDMLKFKYVIKNEAMRYGHTATFMPKPLFGDNGSGMHCHFSLWKNGEPLFYDERGYGALSDTARWFIGGLLEHAPALLAFTNPSINSYRRLVPGFEAPVNLVYSARNRSACTRIPVTGTSPKAKRVEYRVPDPSANPYLAFAACLMAGLDGIRNRTEPPAPIDKDLYELPPEEYADIAKLPSSLEAALDALEADYDFLTEGDVFTPDLIETWIDYKRRTEVEPMRIYPHPFEYEMYLNV, translated from the coding sequence ATGTTCACTTCGGCAGAAGAAGTCATTGCTTTCGTCGAGCAGGAAGAAGTTGCACTGATCGACGTGCGCTTCTGTGACCTGCCCGGTGTGCAGCAGCACTTCACCATCCCGGCAGGCGAGTTCGCGGCGGCCGTGACGGACGGCCTAATGTTTGACGGCTCCTCAATCCGGGGATTTACGGCCATCCATGAGTCGGACATGAAGCTGATCCTGGATGTAAACACCGCCTACCTGGACCCGTTCCGTCGGGTCAAGACGTTGATTATCTCCGCCTCGATCGTGGATCCGTTCACTGACGAGCCGTTCTCCCGCGACCCGCGCCAGGTGGCCGCCAAGGCCGAGGCCTACATGCGATCTACCGGTATTGCGGACACCTGCTTCATTGGCGCCGAGGCCGAGTTCTATCTGCTGGACGACGTTCGCTACGACGTCAAGCCGCACTCGACCTTCTTTCACGTGGACTCCGCCTCCGCCTACTGGAACACCGGGCGGCAGGAGGAGGGTGGCAACCCCGGCAACAAAACCCCCATCAAGGGGGGCTACTTCCCGGTCACGCCCCTGGACCAGTACGCCGACGTGCGCGACGCCATGACCGAGCGTCTGCAGGAGGTGGGATTGGTGGTGGAGCGTGCCCACCACGAGGTGGGTTCTGGCGGCCAGCAGGAGATTAACTACCGTTTCGCCCACCTACTCGCTGCGGCCGACGACATGCTGAAGTTCAAGTACGTCATCAAGAACGAGGCGATGCGCTACGGCCACACCGCCACCTTCATGCCCAAGCCGCTCTTTGGGGACAACGGTTCTGGCATGCACTGCCACTTCTCCCTGTGGAAGAACGGCGAGCCGCTGTTCTACGACGAGCGCGGTTACGGCGCGTTGTCTGACACGGCCCGTTGGTTTATTGGTGGCCTGCTGGAGCACGCCCCGGCGCTGCTGGCGTTCACCAACCCGTCCATCAACTCCTACCGCCGCCTGGTGCCTGGCTTCGAGGCGCCGGTGAACCTGGTCTATTCGGCCCGCAACCGGTCTGCCTGCACCCGGATCCCGGTGACCGGGACCTCGCCGAAGGCGAAGCGCGTGGAGTACCGGGTACCGGACCCGTCAGCCAACCCGTACCTGGCGTTTGCGGCCTGCCTGATGGCCGGATTGGACGGCATCCGCAACCGCACGGAGCCGCCGGCACCGATCGACAAGGACCTGTACGAGCTGCCGCCGGAGGAGTACGCGGACATCGCCAAGCTGCCCTCCTCCCTGGAGGCGGCGCTGGACGCCCTGGAGGCCGACTACGACTTCCTCACCGAGGGCGACGTGTTCACTCCGGACCTGATCGAGACGTGGATCGACTACAAGCGCCGCACCGAGGTGGAGCCGATGCGCATCTATCCGCACCCCTTCGAGTACGAGATGTACCTGAACGTCTAG